The Hydrogenophaga sp. BPS33 genome window below encodes:
- a CDS encoding LysR family transcriptional regulator translates to MLDLNLLLVLEALLQHQNVTAAAAHLGLTQSATSNALGRLRRHFDDPMFVSTYNGMLPTARTMEISESLSQALQLIRSMDAPRQVFDPCRSTRTFRFHLSDVGEVVFLPMLIRRLDELGASVKVETAQMTADEVGTRLESGEIDVAVGFLPALSKKLEHLTLFKEHYVCVMRKSHPLANAGKLTLKKFLGGAHVLIESMGSGHRIIERTLEQHGIPRGVALRVPHFMVVPMIVSESDRIVTVPSRVARVFSSVMDIRVQDLPIDIPSFDVSLYWHPRFGSDPGVLWLLSLMSELFSEPKGRPMQKANPLDAY, encoded by the coding sequence ATGCTGGATCTGAACTTGTTGCTCGTTCTAGAGGCGTTGTTGCAACACCAAAACGTCACCGCGGCAGCGGCTCACCTGGGCCTCACGCAGTCGGCGACAAGCAATGCGCTGGGTCGCCTGAGACGCCATTTCGACGACCCCATGTTCGTCAGTACGTACAACGGCATGCTGCCGACGGCGCGCACGATGGAGATCTCCGAATCACTCTCCCAGGCGCTACAGCTGATTCGTTCGATGGACGCACCTAGGCAAGTCTTTGATCCTTGCCGCTCGACCCGAACATTCCGCTTCCACTTGAGCGACGTCGGTGAGGTCGTCTTCTTGCCCATGCTGATCCGAAGGCTTGACGAGCTAGGCGCTTCGGTCAAGGTGGAAACCGCACAGATGACGGCGGACGAAGTCGGGACGCGGCTTGAATCGGGGGAGATCGATGTGGCAGTCGGATTTCTTCCTGCACTGTCGAAGAAGCTGGAGCACCTGACGCTATTCAAGGAGCACTACGTCTGCGTGATGCGCAAGTCGCATCCGTTGGCCAACGCCGGAAAATTGACGCTAAAGAAGTTCCTGGGAGGGGCCCATGTCCTGATCGAGTCCATGGGCTCCGGCCATCGCATCATTGAGCGCACGCTAGAGCAACACGGCATTCCCAGGGGCGTGGCTTTGCGCGTGCCGCACTTCATGGTCGTTCCCATGATCGTGTCTGAGTCAGACCGGATCGTGACCGTCCCAAGCCGGGTGGCTCGGGTTTTTTCTTCGGTCATGGACATTCGCGTGCAGGACTTGCCCATCGACATTCCCAGCTTCGATGTGTCGCTGTACTGGCATCCCCGTTTCGGATCGGACCCTGGTGTTCTGTGGCTGCTTTCTCTCATGTCGGAGCTTTTCTCCGAGCCCAAGGGCAGGCCGATGCAAAAGGCGAATCCGCTGGACGCGTACTAA
- a CDS encoding helix-turn-helix domain-containing protein: MFSAAAMLVSGPRPTTATLAGAAQRLSITQPALRNAIKQMEKLLGEQLLTRNTHRLEITPLGSEVLARTDFLVNTMDLVMQNIQQGCSVDDRWRAWASFHRPEPAWPWR; the protein is encoded by the coding sequence ATGTTCAGCGCGGCCGCGATGTTGGTGAGCGGGCCCAGGCCCACCACCGCCACGCTGGCGGGCGCGGCACAGCGCTTGTCCATCACCCAACCGGCTTTGAGAAACGCCATCAAGCAGATGGAAAAACTGCTCGGCGAGCAGCTGCTCACACGCAACACGCACCGGCTGGAGATCACGCCGCTGGGCAGCGAGGTGCTGGCACGCACCGACTTTCTCGTCAACACCATGGACCTTGTCATGCAGAACATCCAGCAGGGGTGCAGCGTGGACGATCGCTGGCGCGCGTGGGCGTCATTCCATCGGCCAGAACCCGCGTGGCCATGGCGGTGA
- a CDS encoding nucleoside hydrolase, translating into MAFLKAGWVMDKRCAAPASVAVVGLGPLTNIAAALNMAPDIKPAISEIVVLGGSWGVGGNITPAATFNLYADPEAASVVFRGGVPVTAVSHDAARRVLVTPERIAPFRQMGNNAGKVVADILDSAMDYAMRRRGVKVGPMYDPCVIAYLLQPELFKGARVPVDIETRGEFTAGTTVVDFRGYTKRKANTLWINAVDIDGFYRLLGQQIARLPYDVSRGRCVVSLLPLLGEGRDGGIRTPSSPTHLRSGCSRPCQLTGVSKGWPAMCRVALSMKRTTDA; encoded by the coding sequence ATGGCGTTTCTCAAAGCCGGTTGGGTGATGGACAAGCGCTGTGCCGCGCCCGCCAGCGTGGCGGTGGTGGGCCTGGGCCCGCTCACCAACATCGCGGCCGCGCTGAACATGGCGCCCGACATCAAGCCCGCGATCAGCGAGATCGTGGTGCTCGGCGGTTCCTGGGGCGTGGGCGGCAACATCACGCCGGCCGCCACATTCAACCTCTATGCCGACCCGGAGGCCGCCTCGGTGGTGTTCCGCGGCGGCGTGCCGGTAACGGCGGTGTCGCACGACGCCGCGCGGCGCGTGCTCGTCACGCCCGAGCGCATCGCGCCGTTCCGCCAGATGGGCAACAACGCCGGCAAGGTGGTGGCCGACATCCTGGATTCGGCGATGGACTACGCGATGCGCCGCCGCGGCGTGAAGGTGGGTCCGATGTACGACCCCTGCGTGATCGCCTATTTGCTGCAGCCTGAATTGTTCAAGGGCGCCCGCGTGCCGGTCGACATCGAAACCCGGGGCGAGTTCACCGCCGGTACCACGGTGGTGGACTTCCGCGGCTACACCAAGCGCAAGGCCAACACGCTTTGGATCAACGCGGTGGACATCGATGGCTTCTACCGCTTGCTGGGCCAGCAGATCGCGCGTCTGCCATACGACGTGTCCCGGGGGCGCTGCGTGGTCTCGCTCCTCCCCCTTCTGGGGGAAGGCCGGGATGGGGGCATCCGTACGCCGTCTTCACCCACTCACCTGCGATCAGGTTGCAGTAGGCCATGTCAATTGACTGGGGTGAGCAAGGGCTGGCCGGCCATGTGCCGGGTGGCGTTGTCGATGAAGCGCACCACCGACGCATGA
- a CDS encoding 2-hydroxyacid dehydrogenase, producing the protein MKPKLLVLVYLSEEHRALVAAQFDMVYAPIEKPRVDRSEAAALIAAQGSDFRVVLTNGATGLTPDEFAGLTALEIVCSLGVGYEHIPVDVATARGIRVCNAAGTNDAAVADHAMAILLAAIRRIPFLNTGVRNGLWRDDIPRPPHVSGRKLGIFGLGAIGRQMARRAAGFDMDIGYCSRTRRDASGYRWFDDIHALAAWCDYLVICAPAGPDTHHIVNAQVLDALGPDGVLVNVARGSLVDTAALAEALREKRISAAALDVYEGEPLPPAALLEFDNAILTPHIAGISPQAIHASVVRFIDNATRHMAGQPLLTPVN; encoded by the coding sequence ATGAAACCCAAGCTGCTCGTCCTGGTCTACCTCTCCGAAGAACACCGTGCCCTCGTCGCGGCGCAGTTCGACATGGTCTACGCGCCCATTGAAAAACCGCGCGTCGACCGCTCAGAGGCAGCGGCGCTCATCGCCGCGCAGGGCAGCGACTTCCGCGTGGTGCTCACCAACGGCGCCACCGGTCTCACGCCCGACGAATTCGCAGGGCTCACCGCGCTCGAAATCGTGTGCAGCCTGGGCGTGGGCTACGAACACATTCCGGTCGACGTGGCCACCGCACGCGGCATCCGCGTGTGCAACGCCGCCGGCACCAACGACGCGGCCGTGGCCGACCACGCCATGGCGATCCTGCTCGCCGCGATTCGCCGCATTCCCTTTCTCAACACCGGCGTTCGCAACGGCCTGTGGCGCGACGACATCCCGCGTCCGCCGCACGTCTCGGGCCGCAAGCTCGGCATCTTCGGCCTGGGCGCCATCGGCCGGCAAATGGCCCGGCGCGCGGCCGGCTTCGACATGGACATTGGCTACTGCAGCCGCACGCGGCGCGACGCATCGGGCTACCGGTGGTTCGACGACATCCACGCCTTGGCCGCCTGGTGCGACTACCTCGTGATCTGCGCACCGGCCGGGCCCGACACCCACCACATCGTCAACGCACAGGTGCTCGACGCGCTCGGCCCCGACGGCGTGCTGGTGAACGTGGCGCGCGGCTCGCTGGTGGACACCGCCGCGCTGGCCGAGGCGCTGCGCGAGAAGCGCATCAGCGCCGCCGCGCTCGACGTGTACGAAGGCGAGCCGCTGCCACCGGCCGCGCTGCTGGAATTCGACAACGCCATCCTCACGCCCCACATCGCCGGCATCTCACCGCAGGCGATTCATGCGTCGGTGGTGCGCTTCATCGACAACGCCACCCGGCACATGGCCGGCCAGCCCTTGCTCACCCCAGTCAATTGA
- a CDS encoding amino acid synthesis family protein, whose protein sequence is MSFLNVRKKLLTLETIYHEGGPARAEPILMGSIVAVVNNPYAGRYVEDLTELVEAAKLLAKELVPELLNAMGGAERIQAYGKGAIVGVNGELEHGAIWHEAGGWSMRANLPKAKSIVPTSKVVAAAGMRLPIPMHNIEAAYVRSHFSTMDVGVIDGPRPNECLYALVMSTGGRVHERLGGLRVDQISVGDGQR, encoded by the coding sequence ATGTCATTCCTCAACGTTCGCAAAAAACTGCTGACCCTCGAAACCATCTACCACGAAGGCGGCCCTGCCCGCGCCGAGCCCATCCTCATGGGTTCCATCGTGGCGGTGGTGAACAACCCCTACGCCGGGCGCTATGTGGAAGACCTCACCGAGCTGGTGGAGGCCGCGAAGCTGCTGGCCAAGGAGCTCGTGCCCGAGTTGTTGAACGCCATGGGCGGTGCGGAACGCATCCAGGCCTACGGCAAGGGCGCCATCGTGGGGGTGAACGGCGAACTGGAGCACGGCGCCATCTGGCACGAAGCGGGTGGCTGGTCGATGCGCGCGAACCTGCCCAAGGCCAAGTCCATCGTGCCGACCTCGAAGGTCGTTGCGGCGGCCGGCATGCGTTTGCCGATCCCCATGCACAACATCGAAGCGGCGTACGTGCGCAGCCATTTCAGCACCATGGACGTGGGCGTGATCGACGGCCCGCGCCCCAACGAATGCCTGTATGCGCTGGTCATGTCCACCGGCGGCCGGGTGCACGAACGGCTGGGTGGCCTGCGGGTGGACCAGATCTCGGTGGGTGACGGTCAGCGTTAA
- a CDS encoding NAD(P)-dependent oxidoreductase has protein sequence MKIGLIGLGNIGVHFGTRLLAAGHELVVHDRSAAAQQRLADKGAQVAGSAHELASQVETVLLCLPMPAIVKDVAIGAGNVIDGSQVRLVLDLSTTGPSVTGEIAKALAARNIAFVSAPVSGGTVAAEKGTLAVMPAGDEAAYQEVEPLLRVLGKNIFYLGADPTLGQTMKIINNTLYATSMVASCEALVYGVKAGLDAKTMLDVLNASSGRSFATLERIPQCVLDRSFPVRFTTELLHKDIKMCIDEAEKLGVPMLVSPAARQFLAFAITQGDGPRDNVFPIRHFEQWAGVQFGSAPDAA, from the coding sequence ATGAAGATCGGACTGATAGGACTGGGCAACATCGGGGTGCACTTCGGCACCCGCCTGCTGGCGGCGGGCCATGAACTGGTGGTGCACGACCGCAGCGCCGCCGCCCAACAGCGCCTGGCCGACAAAGGTGCCCAGGTCGCGGGCAGCGCGCACGAACTCGCGTCGCAGGTCGAGACCGTGCTGCTGTGCCTGCCGATGCCGGCCATCGTAAAAGATGTGGCCATCGGCGCGGGCAACGTGATCGACGGCAGCCAGGTGCGCCTGGTGCTGGATCTCTCGACCACGGGTCCGTCGGTGACGGGTGAGATCGCGAAGGCGCTGGCGGCGCGGAACATCGCCTTTGTGAGCGCGCCGGTCAGCGGAGGCACGGTCGCAGCGGAAAAAGGCACGCTGGCGGTGATGCCGGCCGGCGACGAAGCGGCGTACCAGGAAGTCGAACCGCTGCTGCGCGTGCTGGGCAAGAACATCTTCTACCTCGGCGCGGACCCCACGCTCGGCCAGACCATGAAGATCATCAACAACACGCTCTACGCCACCAGCATGGTGGCCAGTTGCGAAGCGCTGGTGTATGGCGTGAAGGCAGGCCTGGATGCCAAGACCATGCTCGACGTGCTCAACGCCTCCAGCGGCCGCTCGTTCGCCACGCTCGAGCGCATTCCGCAATGCGTGCTCGACCGCAGCTTCCCGGTGCGCTTCACCACCGAGCTGCTGCACAAGGACATCAAGATGTGCATCGACGAGGCCGAGAAGCTCGGCGTGCCCATGCTGGTGAGCCCGGCCGCGCGGCAGTTCCTTGCCTTTGCGATCACGCAGGGTGACGGGCCGCGCGACAACGTGTTCCCCATTCGCCATTTCGAGCAATGGGCGGGCGTGCAGTTCGGCAGCGCGCCGGACGCCGCTTGA
- a CDS encoding LysR family transcriptional regulator, which produces MKFRLRQMEVFRAVMLTGSINGASRLLFISQPAVSRIVAHTEQTLGLALFTRAKGKLVPTPEGEALFREVDGFYQQALRVDEFARNLAHGSTGTLKLCSSPCLSRGLMARAITRFVQRYPQIRVNYHVTLLADMAAEVLGHKVDLAVSVMPLQHPNLATAPLTEGRMVCVMPRGHELSQMPAVAIADLARYPLIAHERGIAFGQLVTAAFRKAGVELVSRIDIQQTEVACSLVRTGAGLALVDEFTVDGMDWSDLQVLPLVEDIVLTPSVVRSVFDQRTTHADKFVDVLQQQVADDARRKLQTDS; this is translated from the coding sequence ATGAAATTCCGCCTGCGGCAGATGGAGGTCTTCCGCGCCGTGATGCTCACGGGATCGATCAACGGCGCGTCCAGGCTGCTGTTCATTTCCCAGCCCGCCGTCAGCCGCATCGTGGCGCACACCGAGCAAACCCTGGGCCTGGCGCTCTTCACCCGCGCCAAGGGCAAGCTGGTGCCCACGCCCGAAGGCGAGGCGCTGTTTCGCGAGGTGGACGGGTTCTATCAGCAGGCGCTGCGGGTCGACGAGTTCGCGCGCAACCTCGCACACGGCTCCACCGGCACGCTCAAGCTCTGCTCCAGCCCCTGCCTGAGCCGTGGCCTGATGGCACGCGCCATCACCCGCTTCGTACAACGCTACCCGCAGATCCGGGTGAACTACCACGTCACCCTGCTGGCCGACATGGCGGCCGAGGTACTGGGACACAAGGTGGATCTGGCGGTGTCGGTCATGCCGCTGCAGCACCCAAACCTCGCGACAGCACCGCTGACCGAAGGGCGCATGGTCTGCGTGATGCCGCGCGGGCACGAACTCAGCCAGATGCCCGCGGTCGCCATTGCCGACCTTGCGCGCTATCCGCTGATCGCGCACGAGCGCGGCATCGCATTCGGCCAGCTCGTCACGGCCGCGTTTCGCAAGGCCGGCGTGGAACTGGTGTCGCGCATCGACATCCAGCAGACCGAAGTGGCCTGCTCGCTGGTGCGCACGGGCGCCGGCCTGGCACTGGTCGACGAGTTCACCGTGGACGGCATGGACTGGTCCGATCTGCAGGTGCTGCCCTTGGTGGAAGACATCGTGCTCACGCCCAGCGTGGTGCGCTCGGTGTTCGACCAACGCACCACCCACGCAGACAAGTTCGTGGACGTGCTGCAACAGCAGGTGGCCGACGACGCCCGGCGCAAGTTGCAGACGGACTCTTGA
- a CDS encoding CysB family HTH-type transcriptional regulator → MKLLQLRYVLEVHRHGNHISNTAEALHTSQPGISKHIQQIEAELGFEIFARKRNRIVGLTEAGREVVTIAKRVIGDIDNLKRLGEEISARDTGSLSIATTHTQARYVLPKVIERFIQRHPNVRLHLRQGNPTQICEMVESGETDLAIGTETMRNFPALVRLDCFELERIVIVKAGHPLLKIRKPTLHDVAAYPIITHDPAFSGRWKVMEAFQKVGIEPNIVFGAVDADVSKTYVELGMGIAVMTAISYDRRKDQGLRAIDASHLFKSSMLSISLRANSYLRNHTYDFLRMFTPKLTKDYVRDALEQQAEPAR, encoded by the coding sequence ATGAAACTGCTGCAACTGCGCTACGTGCTGGAAGTTCACAGGCACGGCAACCACATCTCCAACACCGCCGAGGCCCTGCACACGTCGCAGCCCGGCATCAGCAAGCACATCCAGCAGATCGAGGCCGAGTTGGGCTTCGAGATCTTTGCCCGCAAGCGCAACCGCATCGTCGGCCTGACGGAGGCCGGCCGCGAAGTGGTGACGATCGCCAAACGCGTCATCGGCGACATCGACAACCTCAAGCGCCTGGGCGAAGAAATTTCGGCGCGCGACACAGGCAGCCTGTCCATCGCCACCACCCACACCCAGGCGCGCTACGTGCTGCCCAAAGTGATCGAGCGCTTCATCCAGCGCCACCCCAACGTGCGGCTCCACCTGCGCCAGGGCAACCCGACGCAGATCTGCGAAATGGTGGAATCCGGCGAGACCGATCTCGCCATCGGCACCGAGACCATGCGCAACTTTCCGGCCCTGGTGCGGCTCGACTGCTTCGAGCTGGAGCGCATCGTCATCGTGAAAGCCGGGCATCCCCTGCTCAAGATCCGCAAGCCCACGCTGCACGACGTGGCGGCCTATCCCATCATCACGCACGACCCCGCGTTCAGCGGCCGCTGGAAGGTCATGGAAGCGTTTCAGAAAGTGGGCATCGAACCGAACATCGTCTTCGGTGCGGTCGATGCCGACGTCAGCAAGACCTACGTGGAGCTGGGCATGGGCATCGCCGTCATGACGGCCATTTCCTACGACCGCCGCAAAGACCAGGGCCTGCGCGCGATCGACGCCAGCCACCTCTTCAAGTCCAGCATGCTGTCGATCTCGCTGCGCGCCAACAGCTACCTGCGCAACCACACCTACGACTTCCTGCGCATGTTCACGCCCAAGCTCACCAAGGACTACGTGCGCGATGCGCTGGAGCAGCAGGCGGAGCCCGCGCGATGA
- a CDS encoding Bug family tripartite tricarboxylate transporter substrate binding protein — protein MSDAMWHTRRLLGRTALVTGLIFITGSAFAQAPFPNRPIRLVSGFAPGGATDVVARLIAQSLSDALGQSVVVDNKPGAAGNIAADFVARQPADGHTLYLANATLAMPSMFPKITFDVKKDLVPVSMIASGPSVLAVNPKLPVRSVRELVAYAQQNPGKLDFGSGGIGNITHMSMELFNYLAKVDIKHVPYKGGAPSTTAAVAGEVQVLMAAAAGTMAHIKAGTLVPLGVSGRTRAQALPDVPTIAEAGVAGYEATSWYGVVTAAGTPKAVVDRIDQAIRAGIKRPEVREKMLSQGMDPMEMGSEEFGRFLQTEIDKWAKIIARADIRAE, from the coding sequence ATGAGCGATGCGATGTGGCACACCCGGCGGTTGCTGGGCCGGACCGCCTTGGTGACGGGCTTGATCTTCATCACGGGCAGCGCGTTCGCGCAAGCGCCGTTTCCCAACCGGCCGATCCGGCTGGTCTCGGGCTTTGCACCCGGCGGCGCCACCGATGTGGTTGCGCGGCTGATCGCGCAGAGCCTGTCCGACGCGCTGGGCCAATCCGTGGTGGTGGACAACAAGCCCGGCGCGGCCGGCAACATCGCCGCCGACTTCGTGGCCCGACAGCCAGCCGACGGCCACACGCTGTACCTCGCCAACGCGACGCTGGCCATGCCGTCGATGTTCCCCAAGATCACCTTCGACGTGAAGAAGGACCTGGTGCCCGTGTCCATGATCGCCTCCGGCCCTTCGGTGCTCGCGGTCAACCCCAAGCTGCCGGTGCGCTCGGTGCGCGAGCTGGTGGCCTATGCGCAGCAGAACCCCGGCAAGCTGGACTTCGGTTCGGGGGGCATCGGCAACATCACCCACATGTCCATGGAATTGTTCAACTACCTGGCCAAGGTGGACATCAAACACGTGCCCTACAAAGGTGGCGCGCCCTCGACCACCGCCGCCGTCGCGGGCGAAGTGCAGGTGCTGATGGCGGCGGCGGCGGGCACCATGGCACACATCAAGGCCGGAACGCTCGTGCCGCTGGGCGTGAGCGGACGCACCCGCGCGCAGGCGCTGCCCGACGTGCCCACGATTGCCGAGGCTGGCGTGGCCGGCTACGAAGCCACTTCCTGGTATGGCGTCGTCACGGCCGCCGGCACGCCCAAGGCGGTGGTGGACCGGATCGACCAGGCCATTCGCGCGGGCATCAAGCGGCCCGAGGTGCGCGAAAAGATGCTCTCCCAAGGCATGGACCCCATGGAAATGGGGTCCGAGGAATTCGGCCGCTTTCTTCAGACGGAGATCGACAAGTGGGCCAAGATCATTGCGCGCGCCGACATCCGCGCGGAGTGA
- the tcuA gene encoding FAD-dependent tricarballylate dehydrogenase TcuA: protein MNFDEKQHDVVVVGGGNAALCAAISAREQGASVLLLERAPFAERGGNTAYTDGKMRFAYDGVDDIIALSGDLTEDEIANTDFGSYPESDFFDDMARVTMHRTDPDLCEILVRNSNAVMRWMHGNGVKFQPNYGRQAYKTNGRFKFWGGAPLATYGGGPGLVEALYKTAEKKGVQICYDAWVKELIHDVDGVHGVVARIDGRMQRIAACAVVLACGGFEANSEWRTRYLGKGWDLAKVRGTRFNTGDGLAMALNIGAQPYGHWSGCHAVGWERYATDFGDLDVTPHFQRHSYTFSIMVNGEGKRFLDEGADIRNFTYAKYGHLILEQPGQFAWQIYDDKVAHLLLDEYRTKSVTKVKADTLEELVQKLDDVDPEQCLKTIHAFNAAVDEGVAFDPNIKDGKGTRGLPVPKSNWALKIDKPPYQAFAITCGVTFTFGGLKITNEAQVVNTNHEPIAGLYAAGEMVGGIFYFNYPGASGLTSGAVFGRLAGASAGAHARSRASAPAPVSASAASSPTTAPQTLS, encoded by the coding sequence ATGAACTTTGACGAGAAACAACACGACGTGGTGGTGGTGGGAGGAGGCAATGCCGCGCTGTGCGCCGCGATCTCCGCGCGCGAACAGGGCGCCAGCGTGCTGCTGCTGGAGCGAGCGCCGTTCGCCGAACGCGGTGGCAACACCGCCTACACCGACGGCAAGATGCGCTTCGCCTATGACGGTGTGGACGACATCATCGCGTTGTCGGGCGATCTCACCGAGGACGAGATCGCCAACACCGATTTCGGCTCGTACCCCGAGTCCGATTTCTTCGACGACATGGCGCGCGTGACCATGCACCGCACCGACCCGGACCTGTGCGAGATCCTGGTGCGCAACAGCAACGCCGTCATGCGGTGGATGCATGGCAATGGCGTGAAGTTTCAGCCCAACTACGGCCGCCAGGCCTACAAGACCAATGGGCGTTTCAAGTTCTGGGGCGGCGCGCCGCTGGCCACGTACGGCGGCGGACCGGGTCTTGTGGAGGCGCTGTACAAGACCGCCGAGAAGAAGGGCGTGCAGATCTGCTACGACGCATGGGTGAAGGAACTGATCCACGACGTGGACGGTGTGCACGGCGTGGTGGCGCGCATCGACGGGCGCATGCAACGCATCGCTGCCTGCGCCGTGGTGCTGGCGTGCGGTGGCTTTGAAGCCAACAGCGAATGGCGCACGCGCTATCTGGGCAAGGGCTGGGACCTGGCCAAGGTGCGGGGCACGCGCTTCAACACCGGCGACGGCCTGGCGATGGCGCTGAACATCGGCGCGCAACCCTACGGCCATTGGTCGGGCTGCCATGCGGTGGGCTGGGAGCGCTATGCGACCGACTTCGGCGACCTCGACGTGACGCCGCATTTCCAGCGCCACAGCTACACCTTCAGCATCATGGTCAACGGCGAGGGCAAGCGCTTTCTCGACGAGGGTGCGGACATTCGCAACTTCACCTACGCCAAGTACGGCCACCTGATTCTGGAACAGCCGGGGCAGTTCGCCTGGCAGATCTACGACGACAAGGTGGCGCACCTGTTGCTCGACGAGTACCGCACCAAGAGCGTGACCAAGGTGAAGGCCGACACGCTGGAAGAGCTGGTGCAAAAGCTCGACGACGTGGACCCCGAGCAATGCCTCAAGACCATCCACGCGTTCAACGCCGCGGTGGACGAGGGCGTGGCCTTCGATCCCAACATCAAGGACGGCAAGGGCACGCGCGGCTTGCCGGTGCCCAAGTCCAACTGGGCGCTGAAGATCGACAAGCCGCCTTACCAGGCGTTCGCCATCACTTGCGGTGTGACCTTCACCTTCGGCGGTTTGAAGATCACCAACGAAGCGCAGGTGGTCAACACCAACCACGAGCCGATCGCGGGCCTGTACGCCGCCGGGGAGATGGTGGGCGGCATCTTCTATTTCAACTACCCCGGGGCCAGCGGGCTCACGAGCGGCGCCGTGTTCGGCCGTCTTGCGGGCGCCAGCGCTGGCGCCCATGCCCGCAGCCGCGCGAGCGCGCCCGCGCCCGTGTCTGCATCCGCCGCTTCTTCTCCCACCACCGCACCGCAAACCCTCTCATGA
- a CDS encoding 3-isopropylmalate dehydratase large subunit, whose translation MTRQTIAEKILQAHRIDDRDRVEPGDVVRARVDMVLLNDANGPVAFRHFANMGGGKVVNPDKVMMVCDHFAPAPSAAGARMLGDMRRFATAKGIEHFYDVGKGGIEHTLMPEVGLCGPGDLIAGGDSHTGTAGAFNAFGTGMSWSGMAAIMQIDETWFRVPESMRFTLRGKKAAHVTGKDVILQILQDIGVDGALYRSMEFAGPGLADINMDERMGICNMVVEAGAKTGIVEFDDITRAWAEATCKRPWTATVADADAQYHSRHDIDLARMRPMVAKPYSPENVVSVDDIRHVHVDQVYMGNCANGTMTDLRQIASVLKGRKVAKGTRAMIVPATQKIYREAMAEGLIDIFIEAGAAVSTPTCGACFGGHNGALDDGEVGFATINRNFKGRGGHAGAQVYLGNSYVAAATAVAGEIIDPALL comes from the coding sequence ATGACCCGACAGACCATCGCAGAAAAGATCCTGCAAGCCCACCGCATCGACGACCGCGACCGTGTCGAACCCGGCGACGTGGTGCGCGCCCGGGTGGACATGGTGTTGCTCAACGACGCCAATGGCCCGGTGGCGTTTCGCCACTTCGCCAACATGGGCGGCGGCAAGGTGGTGAACCCCGACAAGGTGATGATGGTCTGCGACCACTTCGCGCCCGCACCGAGCGCTGCGGGCGCGCGCATGCTCGGTGACATGCGCCGCTTCGCCACGGCCAAAGGCATCGAGCATTTTTACGACGTGGGCAAGGGCGGCATCGAGCACACGCTCATGCCCGAGGTGGGCCTGTGCGGCCCGGGCGACCTCATCGCGGGGGGCGACTCGCACACCGGCACCGCGGGTGCCTTCAATGCCTTTGGCACGGGCATGAGCTGGTCCGGCATGGCCGCGATCATGCAGATCGACGAGACCTGGTTCCGCGTGCCCGAATCGATGCGCTTCACCCTGCGTGGCAAGAAGGCCGCGCACGTGACCGGCAAGGACGTGATCCTGCAGATCCTGCAGGACATCGGCGTGGATGGCGCGCTCTACCGCTCCATGGAGTTCGCCGGCCCGGGCCTGGCCGATATCAACATGGACGAGCGCATGGGCATCTGCAACATGGTGGTGGAGGCGGGCGCCAAGACCGGCATCGTCGAGTTCGACGACATCACCCGGGCCTGGGCCGAAGCCACCTGCAAGCGGCCCTGGACCGCCACCGTGGCCGATGCCGATGCGCAATACCACTCGCGCCACGACATCGACCTGGCCCGCATGCGCCCCATGGTCGCCAAACCGTATTCGCCCGAGAACGTGGTGTCGGTGGACGATATTCGCCACGTGCACGTGGACCAGGTCTACATGGGCAACTGCGCCAATGGCACCATGACCGACCTGCGCCAGATCGCCAGCGTGCTCAAGGGCCGCAAGGTGGCCAAGGGCACGCGCGCCATGATCGTGCCGGCCACGCAGAAGATCTACCGCGAGGCCATGGCCGAAGGGTTGATCGACATCTTCATCGAGGCTGGCGCGGCGGTGAGCACGCCCACTTGCGGCGCCTGCTTTGGCGGTCACAACGGCGCGCTCGACGACGGCGAAGTGGGCTTTGCCACCATCAACCGCAACTTCAAGGGGCGCGGCGGGCACGCCGGCGCGCAGGTGTATCTCGGCAACTCCTATGTCGCCGCCGCCACCGCCGTGGCCGGTGAAATCATCGACCCCGCCCTCTTGTGA